The Streptomyces laurentii genome contains a region encoding:
- a CDS encoding transmembrane efflux protein (identified by MetaGeneAnnotator; putative;~transmembrane efflux protein [Streptomyces venezuelae ATCC10712]), giving the protein MAVTSAATALTLMNYTAPMLTLPSMSRAFGTPASLQAWLLNGTPLGLAVLLLVAGSLADDHGRRRVFLLGTLALGLTTGLGAFASSTLTFVLARVAQGAASAAVLAASLGLLAHAYPAGVDRIRATGVWGAFVSAGIALGPLLAGSLSLADWRLTYEALAVATLVAAALGTRTLTESRAPRDGRPDIAGALTLGLALAALLTALTLGRDGWLRPSVGLLLLAAVVLAAVFAGVERRSRTPMIDLALFRRPAFRAATAGALFTGLAVIGFFSVLPALLQSGGGLSPLTAAWLFLAWSGTAFVVALQTRRLAGRLSATHQLALGFVLSTAGVLALLGTLDDASVPRLLPGLIVAGAGSGLLNAALPRLAVDSVPQARAAMGSGANNTARYIGSSAGVALALALSTAGADVAAGASAVLGVAGAVVTLAVGRGR; this is encoded by the coding sequence TTGGCCGTCACCAGCGCCGCCACCGCGCTCACGCTGATGAACTACACGGCCCCGATGCTCACCCTGCCGTCCATGAGCCGCGCCTTCGGCACCCCCGCCTCCCTCCAGGCCTGGCTGCTCAACGGCACCCCGCTCGGCCTCGCCGTCCTGCTCCTGGTGGCCGGCAGCCTCGCCGACGACCACGGCCGGCGCCGGGTCTTCCTTCTCGGCACCCTCGCCCTCGGCCTCACCACCGGCCTCGGCGCCTTCGCCTCCTCCACGCTCACCTTCGTCCTCGCGCGCGTGGCGCAAGGCGCGGCGAGCGCCGCCGTGCTCGCCGCCAGCCTCGGCCTGCTCGCCCACGCGTACCCGGCGGGCGTGGACCGGATACGGGCGACCGGGGTGTGGGGCGCGTTCGTCAGCGCGGGCATCGCGCTCGGCCCGCTGCTCGCGGGCAGCCTGAGCCTGGCCGACTGGCGGCTGACGTACGAGGCGCTGGCCGTGGCCACCCTCGTGGCCGCCGCGCTCGGCACCCGTACCCTCACCGAGTCCCGCGCCCCGCGCGACGGCCGCCCGGACATCGCGGGCGCGCTCACCCTCGGCCTCGCGCTCGCCGCCCTGCTCACCGCGCTCACCCTGGGCCGGGACGGCTGGCTGCGCCCGAGCGTGGGGCTGCTGCTGCTCGCGGCGGTGGTGCTGGCGGCGGTGTTCGCGGGCGTCGAGCGGCGCAGCCGTACGCCCATGATCGACCTGGCGCTGTTCCGGCGCCCGGCGTTCCGCGCGGCCACCGCCGGGGCGCTGTTCACCGGCCTCGCCGTGATCGGCTTCTTCAGCGTGCTGCCCGCGCTGCTCCAGAGCGGCGGCGGACTGTCGCCGCTGACCGCCGCCTGGCTGTTCCTGGCCTGGTCGGGCACGGCGTTCGTGGTGGCCCTGCAGACCCGCAGGCTCGCGGGCCGGCTGTCCGCCACGCACCAGCTCGCGCTCGGCTTCGTCCTGTCGACCGCCGGCGTCCTCGCGCTCCTCGGCACCCTGGACGACGCCTCGGTGCCGCGGCTGCTGCCGGGCCTGATCGTGGCGGGCGCGGGCAGCGGGCTGCTGAACGCCGCGCTGCCGCGCCTCGCCGTCGACTCCGTACCGCAGGCGCGGGCGGCGATGGGCTCCGGCGCCAACAACACCGCCCGCTACATAGGCTCCTCGGCCGGCGTCGCCCTCGCCCTGGCCCTGTCGACGGCCGGCGCGGACGTCGCGGCCGGCGCCTCGGCGGTCCTCGGCGTCGCGGGCGCGGTCGTCACCCTCGCGGTGGGACGGGGGCGCTGA
- a CDS encoding hypothetical protein (identified by MetaGeneAnnotator; putative;~sequence version:1), translating into MPAVRAMVRGRVPVVVQVRRRRPPAVRVLRAAAEALVTCGLVVLLFVVHQLWWTNEQAQARAQGQVRDLEEGWGAPGDSESPGIPGIPEIPESSGTPGVSGARGSGAGAGPESVRKDAPSDAPYAVLRIPRLRLAVPIAPGTDKRRVLDQGFVGQYPGSAAPGRPGNLALAGHRNTHGEPFRRLDRLRPGDDVTVRTRQGTYTYRVDQVLLATSPRDTGVIAPVPRSRYHPAAGYDRPGAYLTLTTCTPEFTSTYRLIVWAKLISSE; encoded by the coding sequence GTGCCCGCCGTGCGAGCCATGGTGCGCGGGCGGGTGCCGGTCGTCGTTCAGGTGCGCCGGCGGCGCCCGCCTGCCGTCCGCGTGCTGCGGGCCGCTGCCGAGGCTCTCGTCACCTGCGGTCTTGTCGTCCTGCTGTTCGTCGTCCACCAGCTCTGGTGGACCAACGAGCAGGCGCAGGCGCGCGCCCAGGGGCAGGTCAGGGACCTTGAGGAGGGGTGGGGCGCCCCCGGTGACTCCGAGAGCCCGGGTATCCCGGGGATCCCTGAGATCCCCGAGAGTTCTGGGACCCCTGGTGTCTCGGGTGCTCGGGGTTCGGGCGCGGGCGCGGGCCCGGAGTCCGTACGGAAAGACGCCCCGTCCGACGCCCCGTACGCCGTCCTCCGCATCCCCCGCCTCCGTCTCGCCGTCCCCATCGCCCCCGGCACCGACAAGCGCCGCGTCCTCGACCAGGGCTTCGTCGGGCAGTACCCCGGTTCCGCCGCCCCCGGCCGCCCCGGGAACCTCGCGCTCGCCGGGCACCGCAACACCCACGGCGAGCCGTTCCGCCGCCTCGACCGGCTGCGTCCCGGGGACGATGTCACCGTGCGGACCCGGCAGGGCACGTACACCTACCGCGTCGACCAGGTGCTGCTCGCCACCTCGCCCCGCGACACCGGCGTCATCGCGCCCGTCCCCCGCTCCCGGTATCACCCGGCCGCCGGCTACGACCGGCCCGGCGCGTATCTCACCCTCACCACCTGCACGCCCGAGTTCACGTCCACCTACCGGCTGATCGTCTGGGCGAAGCTAATCTCGTCCGAGTGA
- a CDS encoding chromosome 21 SCAF14577, whole genome shotgun sequence. (identified by MetaGeneAnnotator; putative;~sequence version:1) — protein MSAVAALVTAKVAPGREEREERDVRDVREGGAEAPADGREDRGAGAGRGSPERRRYARGAAGSPVRASVSAGACGGMAGPRLP, from the coding sequence GTGAGCGCGGTGGCGGCGCTGGTGACGGCCAAAGTGGCGCCGGGGCGGGAAGAGCGGGAAGAGCGGGACGTGCGGGACGTGCGGGAAGGGGGAGCGGAAGCGCCGGCGGACGGGCGGGAGGACCGGGGGGCGGGCGCCGGGCGCGGCTCCCCTGAGCGGCGACGGTACGCGCGCGGGGCGGCGGGGTCGCCGGTCCGGGCGTCGGTGTCGGCGGGAGCGTGCGGGGGCATGGCGGGACCTCGGCTTCCGTAG
- a CDS encoding C-5 cytosine-specific DNA methylase (C-5 cytosine-specific DNA methylase [Streptomyces albus J1074];~C-5 cytosine-specific DNA methylase; pfam00145;~Cytosine-C5 specific DNA methylases; Methyl transfer reactions play an important role in many aspects of biology. Cytosine-specific DNA methylases are found both in prokaryotes and eukaryotes. DNA methylation, or the covalent addition of a methyl group...; cd00315;~DNA binding site [nucleotide binding];~cofactor binding site;~identified by MetaGeneAnnotator; putative;~substrate interaction site [chemical binding]), whose product MGTADRKLTSIEICAGAGGQAVGLHQAGFRHLALVEIDKHAAETLKHNIDSRPDWGWEKENCILRVADVKEFEPLKEVPSPSDSEKGLIRPGQLDLLAGGVPCPPFSAAGKQLGPDDERDLFPTMLNLVEELKPRAVMIENVRGIIEPEQKFRYYRNHIKNRLRKSGYVICGWEVLEAQNFGVPQLRPRAILVAIHKDHYRGFNWPEPQRKLVTVADKLDKSMARRLGGKDSPRYKEWKRKASQGVAPTLVGGSKKHGGADLGPTRAKNAWSVLGVDGMGVANDEDKMVDPDRDLGTLKRGPKLTVAQAALIQGFPEDWEFKGSGKTARYRQVGNAFPPPVAAAVGECIREALSRTGPLHEDPSPGFEPEDDPSLVAAELPL is encoded by the coding sequence ATGGGTACCGCCGACCGCAAGCTGACCTCGATTGAGATCTGTGCGGGTGCTGGTGGCCAAGCAGTGGGGCTCCACCAGGCTGGCTTCCGGCACCTTGCTCTTGTCGAGATTGACAAGCACGCGGCTGAAACTCTCAAGCATAATATTGACAGTCGGCCTGACTGGGGCTGGGAGAAGGAGAACTGCATCCTCAGGGTGGCGGATGTCAAAGAATTCGAGCCACTCAAGGAAGTGCCTTCACCGAGTGATTCAGAAAAGGGCTTGATCAGGCCTGGGCAGCTTGATCTTCTGGCTGGTGGCGTTCCTTGCCCCCCCTTTTCGGCGGCTGGGAAGCAGCTCGGTCCTGATGATGAGCGTGACCTCTTCCCTACTATGCTCAATCTGGTTGAAGAGCTCAAGCCGCGTGCGGTCATGATCGAAAACGTGCGTGGAATTATTGAGCCTGAGCAGAAATTCCGCTACTACCGCAACCACATCAAGAACCGGTTGCGGAAGTCTGGCTATGTTATCTGTGGCTGGGAAGTTTTGGAGGCGCAGAATTTCGGCGTACCTCAGCTCCGTCCGCGCGCAATTCTTGTTGCCATCCATAAGGATCACTACCGCGGTTTCAACTGGCCAGAGCCCCAGCGGAAGCTGGTTACGGTAGCGGACAAATTGGATAAGTCGATGGCGCGCAGACTGGGAGGAAAAGACTCCCCTCGGTACAAGGAGTGGAAGCGGAAGGCCTCTCAGGGTGTCGCGCCTACCCTTGTCGGAGGCTCTAAGAAGCATGGTGGGGCGGATCTTGGTCCCACGAGGGCGAAGAACGCCTGGAGCGTGCTCGGTGTCGATGGCATGGGCGTTGCCAACGACGAAGACAAGATGGTCGACCCTGACCGCGATCTCGGCACCTTGAAGCGGGGGCCGAAACTTACGGTCGCCCAGGCAGCACTTATCCAGGGCTTCCCTGAGGACTGGGAGTTCAAGGGGAGCGGGAAGACCGCGCGCTACAGGCAGGTAGGCAATGCCTTCCCGCCGCCGGTTGCGGCCGCGGTGGGCGAGTGCATCAGGGAGGCACTGTCCCGTACCGGCCCGTTGCACGAAGACCCGAGCCCTGGCTTTGAGCCTGAGGACGACCCGTCACTCGTCGCTGCGGAACTTCCGCTCTAG
- a CDS encoding SEC-C motif domain protein (SEC-C motif domain protein [Streptomyces fulvissimus DSM40593];~UniProt-pubmed:11572948; UniProt-pubmed:20624727; UniProt-pubmed:21463507; UniProt-pubmed:18375553; UniProt-pubmed:12000953; UniProt-pubmed:20064060; UniProt-pubmed:21551298;~identified by MetaGeneAnnotator; putative): MRPDTPADHTTEAERLLRTAGQYPEDREPLLLRAAAHLELAGDRARATALYDDLLSGSEPAEPFLIRALKAANLWEYGHEAEARAIITGVRAARPAEPAPWEIAAETLEAHDELEDAEATFTEAARLLVDPAQEITYALQSLLTGRHRVRRLLALPHDEHDTLADRLHTAAVPLDELHDPKRLWALGSSDPAELQAEITRLRTELGSYRTALSRPFPVAVLHWPEAELDELLAAYPELEAEYPTYRAHLTDIEASLRELAQSGTPNLGIVPATVPSYEAFAASESTSPATPALLPQYTTTLAARGLATPWPPPRTSPCWCGSKETYGDCHGGTKS, translated from the coding sequence ATGCGCCCCGACACGCCTGCCGACCACACCACCGAAGCCGAGCGCCTGCTCCGTACCGCGGGGCAGTACCCGGAGGACCGCGAACCGCTGCTGCTCCGCGCGGCGGCGCACCTCGAACTGGCGGGCGACCGCGCACGCGCGACGGCCCTCTACGACGACCTGCTGTCCGGCTCCGAGCCCGCCGAGCCGTTCCTGATCAGGGCGCTGAAGGCGGCGAACCTCTGGGAGTACGGCCACGAGGCCGAGGCCCGCGCGATCATCACCGGCGTCCGGGCCGCGCGACCCGCGGAGCCAGCGCCGTGGGAGATCGCGGCGGAGACGCTGGAGGCGCACGACGAGCTGGAGGACGCGGAGGCGACGTTCACCGAGGCGGCCCGCCTGCTCGTGGACCCGGCCCAGGAGATCACGTACGCCCTCCAGTCCCTGCTGACCGGCCGCCACCGGGTCCGCCGGCTGCTCGCCCTCCCGCACGACGAGCACGACACTCTCGCGGACCGCCTCCACACGGCGGCCGTCCCGCTGGACGAACTGCACGACCCGAAGCGCCTGTGGGCCCTGGGCTCCTCCGACCCGGCCGAGCTCCAGGCCGAGATCACCCGCCTCCGCACCGAACTGGGCTCCTACCGCACGGCGCTGTCCCGCCCGTTCCCGGTCGCGGTCCTGCACTGGCCGGAAGCGGAACTGGACGAACTCCTCGCGGCGTACCCGGAACTGGAGGCCGAGTACCCCACGTACCGGGCCCACCTGACGGACATCGAGGCATCGCTGCGCGAACTGGCCCAGTCGGGCACCCCGAACCTGGGCATCGTCCCGGCGACGGTCCCGTCCTACGAGGCCTTCGCCGCCTCGGAATCCACCTCCCCGGCCACCCCGGCCCTGCTCCCCCAATACACCACGACCCTCGCCGCCCGCGGCCTCGCCACCCCCTGGCCCCCGCCCCGCACGTCCCCGTGCTGGTGCGGCTCGAAGGAGACGTACGGCGACTGCCACGGGGGCACCAAGAGCTGA
- a CDS encoding hypothetical protein (ATP binding site [chemical binding];~ATP-binding site [chemical binding];~DEAD-like helicases superfamily. A diverse family of proteins involved in ATP-dependent RNA or DNA unwinding. This domain contains the ATP-binding region; cd00046;~DNA-binding protein [Streptomyces scabiei 87.22];~Helicase superfamily c-terminal domain; associated with DEXDc-, DEAD-, and DEAH-box proteins, yeast initiation factor 4A, Ski2p, and Hepatitis C virus NS3 helicases; this domain is foundin a wide variety of helicases and helicase related proteins; may...; cd00079;~identified by MetaGeneAnnotator; putative;~nucleotide binding region [chemical binding];~putative Mg++ binding site [ion binding]), producing the protein MTERATSGSLRLDFDETRTKVVLRTTETFRDDLVQLTARFRSGGQLGPLAASVELNDLLGGLNALSLWPHAEGVQWAPELQDLVVSVLQDAQTVKQRLDTSAQEGGLTSDGESLLAGDDRKVLGDDWKANLNDFQRRDIAKLLSLQHGANFSVPGAGKTRVGLAVYAAQKTQEKVSRLLIVCPKSAYESWQYETASCFQHPLRTDILDKAHDPWAEVLIVNYERLDRSLTKLATWLKAAPSMIILDEAHRMKLGARGTYGAACMALGPLARRRLILTGTPAPNGAKDLENLLGFVWPGHGQRTVTQAVAGGDLAYASSVLRPLFARTTKQELGLPPMKIHRRYVDLPPLHEEIYTSLVGGESSGASRDDLSALGKTALRLLMAAVCPALLAEGANRHDPLAYQLPPLAVPQGSSLFALMQNLPDHEMSPKYQEAAFIVAQNASKQRKTLVWTTFVRSLTTLEKLLGKYNPAVVYGGTPDREEQLRRFREDEDCKVLISNPATLGEGISLHQVCNDAVYVDRDFMAGRFLQSVDRIHRLGLSPEAETNVTVLVARNTIDEVVMTRLEQKLDFMGQVLDDPAVQQLADLEEEPSVAAGLAPSDMEALLSHMGVPAMR; encoded by the coding sequence ATGACGGAGCGCGCCACCTCAGGGTCATTGCGTCTCGACTTCGACGAGACGCGCACCAAGGTCGTCCTGCGGACGACAGAGACCTTCCGCGACGACCTGGTGCAGTTGACCGCCCGATTCCGGTCGGGCGGCCAGCTCGGCCCGCTCGCAGCCAGTGTTGAGCTCAACGATCTGCTCGGCGGCCTCAACGCCCTGTCCTTGTGGCCCCACGCCGAAGGGGTTCAGTGGGCTCCAGAGCTGCAGGATCTGGTCGTCAGCGTTCTTCAGGACGCCCAGACGGTCAAGCAGCGCCTGGACACCTCTGCCCAGGAGGGAGGGCTCACCTCTGATGGCGAGTCCCTTCTCGCTGGGGATGACCGGAAGGTATTGGGGGACGACTGGAAAGCGAACCTGAACGATTTCCAGCGACGGGACATCGCGAAGCTCCTCTCACTGCAGCACGGGGCGAACTTCAGCGTGCCTGGTGCGGGTAAGACCCGCGTCGGACTGGCGGTGTACGCCGCGCAGAAGACGCAGGAGAAAGTGAGCCGTCTGCTCATCGTCTGTCCCAAGTCCGCTTACGAATCGTGGCAGTACGAGACCGCTTCCTGCTTTCAGCATCCTCTGCGTACGGACATCCTGGACAAGGCGCATGACCCATGGGCCGAGGTTCTCATTGTCAACTACGAGCGCCTCGACCGGTCGCTGACCAAGCTCGCCACGTGGCTCAAGGCTGCCCCTTCGATGATCATTCTTGACGAGGCTCATCGAATGAAGCTGGGTGCGCGCGGCACCTATGGAGCGGCTTGCATGGCGCTTGGCCCGCTCGCACGGCGCCGGCTGATTCTCACCGGTACGCCGGCTCCGAACGGCGCGAAGGACCTGGAGAACCTGCTCGGCTTCGTCTGGCCCGGCCATGGCCAGCGGACGGTGACACAGGCAGTAGCCGGCGGTGACCTGGCCTACGCCAGCTCGGTACTGCGGCCCCTGTTCGCCCGGACCACCAAGCAGGAGCTTGGCCTGCCGCCGATGAAGATCCACCGGCGATATGTGGATCTCCCGCCGCTCCACGAGGAGATCTATACGTCGCTGGTGGGAGGAGAGAGCAGCGGTGCGTCCCGGGACGATCTCAGCGCTCTGGGCAAGACCGCCCTGCGGCTGCTTATGGCCGCGGTCTGCCCTGCTCTTCTGGCGGAGGGCGCAAACCGTCACGATCCATTGGCATATCAGCTGCCGCCGCTGGCAGTCCCGCAAGGGAGTTCTCTCTTTGCGCTGATGCAGAACCTGCCAGATCATGAGATGTCTCCGAAATATCAGGAGGCCGCATTCATCGTCGCGCAGAACGCCTCCAAGCAGCGAAAAACACTGGTCTGGACGACTTTCGTCAGAAGTCTCACCACGCTCGAAAAACTGCTGGGTAAGTATAATCCGGCAGTTGTGTACGGGGGGACCCCGGACCGCGAGGAGCAGCTGCGCCGCTTCCGGGAGGACGAGGATTGTAAGGTTCTGATTTCCAACCCTGCGACGCTGGGCGAGGGCATCAGTCTGCATCAGGTATGCAACGATGCAGTTTACGTCGACCGCGACTTCATGGCCGGTCGATTCTTGCAGAGTGTGGATCGTATTCACCGACTGGGACTCTCGCCGGAGGCTGAAACCAATGTGACGGTGCTCGTGGCGCGCAACACCATCGATGAGGTGGTGATGACACGGCTCGAACAGAAACTGGATTTCATGGGGCAGGTTCTCGATGACCCTGCTGTGCAGCAGCTTGCCGATCTTGAGGAGGAGCCTTCTGTGGCTGCTGGGCTGGCGCCTAGCGATATGGAGGCGCTGCTCAGTCACATGGGAGTTCCAGCAATGCGGTGA
- a CDS encoding sodium:solute symporter (Na binding site [ion binding];~Solute carrier 5 family, sodium/glucose transporters and related proteins; solute-binding domain; cd10322;~identified by MetaGeneAnnotator; putative;~sodium:solute symporter [Streptomyces cattleya NRRL 8057 = DSM46488]) produces the protein MSTALWILAGFMVLTVVLGLLAVRRQERGGGLAEWSVGGRSLGPVFIWVLMAGEGYTSFSYLGAAGWGYNYGAPVLYVVAYMSCGYALGYLVGPMLWGYARRHGLVSISDIAAHRYRRPWLGALVAVLATVFLLPYIQLQITGMGVVVSTISYGGIGLDLAYFLAFAVTTAFVVVSGLRGSAWVSVLKDALVILTLGFLAVYIPLHYFDGLGDFAHRLVDAKAEWLSLPGHNGRTSGYGVGWFASTTVLNSLTVVIFPTTVAGYLGARDADTLRRNAVWLPAYNILLFIPMLLGMAALFVVPGLTGADSNLALFKLVIDALPEWAVGVVGVAAALSSIVPMAVFMLVIGTMWGRSVLSLVPRLKRREKGISQVVVVVAGTLALILTYTAPNTLVRLSLISYEGMAQFVPLLLLGLVWRRMTLYGALSGLAVGVGIVCGLVFTGHDPLWGVNAGLLALAANLAVAIPVSLYGPQGAAGEEPVELADLDEPDEPDEPDESGKEGAVSAPVPPRG, from the coding sequence GTGAGCACCGCGCTCTGGATCCTCGCCGGGTTCATGGTCCTCACCGTCGTCCTCGGGCTGCTCGCGGTGCGCCGCCAGGAGCGCGGCGGCGGGCTCGCCGAGTGGTCGGTCGGCGGGCGGTCGCTCGGACCGGTGTTCATCTGGGTGCTGATGGCCGGTGAGGGGTACACCAGCTTCAGCTACCTCGGTGCCGCCGGCTGGGGCTACAACTACGGGGCGCCCGTCCTCTACGTCGTCGCGTACATGTCCTGCGGTTACGCCCTCGGTTATCTCGTCGGCCCCATGCTGTGGGGCTACGCCCGCCGCCACGGCCTCGTCTCGATCAGCGACATCGCCGCGCACCGCTACCGCCGGCCGTGGCTCGGCGCGCTCGTCGCCGTCCTCGCGACCGTGTTCCTGCTGCCGTACATCCAGCTGCAGATCACCGGCATGGGCGTGGTCGTGTCGACGATCTCGTACGGCGGCATCGGCCTCGACCTCGCCTACTTCCTCGCCTTCGCCGTCACCACCGCCTTCGTCGTGGTCAGCGGCCTGCGCGGCAGCGCCTGGGTGTCCGTCCTGAAGGACGCGCTGGTCATCCTGACCCTGGGCTTCCTCGCCGTGTACATCCCGCTGCACTACTTCGACGGCCTCGGCGACTTCGCCCACCGTCTCGTCGACGCGAAGGCGGAGTGGCTGAGTCTGCCCGGTCACAACGGCCGGACGAGCGGTTACGGGGTGGGCTGGTTCGCCTCCACCACCGTCCTGAACTCCCTCACCGTGGTCATCTTCCCGACCACCGTCGCCGGCTACCTGGGCGCCCGCGACGCCGACACCCTGCGCCGCAACGCCGTCTGGCTGCCCGCGTACAACATCCTGCTGTTCATCCCCATGCTGCTCGGCATGGCGGCCCTCTTCGTCGTCCCCGGCCTCACCGGCGCCGACTCGAACCTGGCCCTGTTCAAACTGGTCATCGACGCCCTGCCCGAGTGGGCGGTGGGCGTGGTCGGGGTCGCGGCCGCGCTCTCGTCGATCGTGCCGATGGCGGTGTTCATGCTGGTCATCGGCACGATGTGGGGGCGCAGTGTGCTGTCTCTCGTGCCGCGGCTGAAGCGCCGGGAGAAGGGGATCTCGCAGGTCGTCGTGGTCGTCGCCGGGACGCTCGCGCTGATCCTCACGTACACCGCGCCCAACACCCTCGTCCGGCTGTCCCTTATCTCGTACGAGGGGATGGCGCAGTTCGTGCCGTTGCTGCTGCTGGGGCTGGTGTGGCGGCGGATGACGCTGTACGGGGCGCTCAGCGGGCTCGCCGTCGGTGTCGGGATCGTCTGCGGTCTGGTCTTCACCGGCCACGACCCGCTGTGGGGTGTGAACGCCGGGCTGCTCGCGCTCGCCGCGAACCTGGCCGTCGCGATCCCGGTCAGCCTGTACGGGCCCCAGGGGGCCGCGGGGGAGGAGCCCGTCGAGCTCGCCGACCTGGACGAACCCGACGAGCCCGACGAGCCCGACGAGTCCGGGAAGGAGGGGGCGGTCAGCGCCCCCGTCCCACCGCGAGGGTGA
- a CDS encoding DNA mismatch endonuclease vsr (DNA intercalation site [nucleotide binding];~DNA mismatch endonuclease Vsr [Streptomyces violaceusniger Tu4113];~KEGG: scb:SCAB_57142 hypothetical protein; TIGRFAM: DNA mismatch endonuclease vsr; PFAM: DNA mismatch endonuclease vsr;~Very Short Patch Repair (Vsr) Endonuclease. Endonucleases in DNA repair that recognize damaged DNA and cleave the phosphodiester backbone. Vsr endonucleases have a common endonuclease topology that has been tailored for recognition of TG mismatches; cd00221;~additional DNA contacts [nucleotide binding];~identified by MetaGeneAnnotator; putative;~mismatch recognition site;~zinc binding site [ion binding]), translating into MQEPEPWRPPEGSWASSAARRRNMQAIRSRDTKPERLLRQLLHAQGLRYRVAAKPLPDLRRTADIVFRPAKVAVFIDGCYWHGCPEHYVAPKTNQGYWSGKVAGNIARDRDTDRRLADAGWTVLRFWEHEPPEDCASTVLRVVLDRRKRLLERKFRSDE; encoded by the coding sequence ATGCAGGAGCCGGAGCCGTGGAGACCGCCTGAGGGTTCCTGGGCGTCATCGGCTGCCCGCCGCCGTAACATGCAGGCCATCCGCAGCCGGGACACCAAACCGGAACGGCTGCTGCGGCAACTGCTCCACGCTCAAGGGCTCCGTTATCGCGTCGCCGCCAAGCCGCTGCCTGACCTCCGCCGCACAGCAGACATCGTGTTCCGCCCCGCCAAGGTGGCCGTTTTCATTGACGGCTGCTACTGGCACGGATGCCCGGAACACTACGTTGCACCCAAAACCAATCAGGGTTATTGGTCAGGGAAGGTCGCGGGCAACATCGCCCGCGACCGGGATACCGACCGTCGTCTCGCGGACGCCGGCTGGACAGTTCTGCGGTTCTGGGAGCACGAGCCCCCTGAGGACTGTGCCAGCACGGTCCTCAGGGTTGTTCTCGACCGCAGAAAGCGTCTACTAGAGCGGAAGTTCCGCAGCGACGAGTGA
- a CDS encoding hypothetical protein (identified by MetaGeneAnnotator; putative;~sequence version:1) has product MIKRRPHLLWLLVPYVLFVVALPFVNRGIFLFFWLLGATVLTPLAVGLAHRGDRKRTWKRAEERRS; this is encoded by the coding sequence GTGATAAAACGCCGGCCCCACCTCCTCTGGCTGCTCGTTCCGTACGTGCTGTTCGTCGTCGCCCTCCCCTTCGTGAATCGCGGCATATTCCTCTTCTTCTGGCTGCTCGGGGCGACCGTCCTGACGCCCCTCGCCGTCGGCCTCGCCCACCGCGGTGACCGGAAGCGGACGTGGAAGCGCGCGGAAGAGAGGCGCTCGTGA